One part of the Ursus arctos isolate Adak ecotype North America unplaced genomic scaffold, UrsArc2.0 scaffold_14, whole genome shotgun sequence genome encodes these proteins:
- the DHX30 gene encoding ATP-dependent RNA helicase DHX30 isoform X1, producing the protein MAGPRSRSSRPPGGARAAAPALPLSRLWLPGSEHAGAGGSAMAAARRLMALAAGVSPRLRPPGPRATGRQGRSRGLSSGCAHPDGTKEAAEAEAGVTLSGPGEGDGSMVNASRDLLKEFPQPKNLLNSVIGRALGISHAKDKLVYVHTNGPKKKKVTLHIKWPKSVEVEGYGSKKIDAERQAAAAACQLFKGWGLLGPRNELFDAAKYRVLADRFGSPADSWWRPEPTMPPTSWRQLNPESIRPGGPGGLSRSLGREEEEDEEEELEEGTIDVTDFLSMTQQDSHTPLRDSRGGSFEMTDDDSAIRALTQFPLPKNLLAKVIQIATSSSTAKNLMQFHTVGTKTKLSTLTLLWPCPMTFVAKGRRKAEAENKAAALACKKLKSLGLVDRNNEPLTHAMYNLASLRELGETQRRPCTIQVPEPILRKIETFLNHYPVDSSWISPELRLQSEDVLPLGKDSGPLSDPITGKPYVPLSEAEEVRLSQNLLELWRRRGPVWQEAPQLPVDPHRDTILNAIEQHPVVVISGDTGCGKTTRIPQLLLERYVTEGRGARCNVIVTQPRRISAVSVAQRVSHELGPSLRRNVGFQVRLESKPPVRGGALLFCTVGILLRKLQSNPSLEGVSHVIVDEVHERDVNTDFLLILLKGLQRLNPAPRLVLMSATGDNERFSRYFGGCPVIKVPGFMYPVKEHYLEDILAKLGKHQYPHRHRHHESEDECALDLDLVTDLVLHIDARGEPGGILCFLPGWQEIKGVQQRLQEALGMHESKYLILPVHSNIPMMDQKAIFQQPPVGVRKIVLATNIAETSITVNDIVHVVDSGLHKEERYDLKTKVSCLETVWVSRANVIQRRGRAGRCQSGFAYHLFPRSRLEKMVPFQVPEILRTPLENLVLQAKIHMPEKTAVEFLSKAVDSPNIKAVDEAVILLQEIGVLDQREYLTTLGQRLAHISTDPRLAKAIVLAAIFRCLHPLLVVVSCLTRDPFSSSLQNRAEVDKVKALLSHDSGSDHLAFVRAVAGWEEVLRWQDRSSRENYLEENLLYAPSLRFIHGLIKQFSENIYEAFLVGKPSDCTLASAQCNEYSEEEELVKGVLMAGLYPNLIQVRQGKVTRQGKFKPNSVTYRTKSGNILLHKSTINREATRLRSRWLTYFMAVKSNGSVFVRDSSQVHPLAVLLLTDGDVHIRDDGRRATISLSDSDLLRLEGDSRTVRLLRELRRALGRMVERSLRSELAALPPGVQQEHGQLLALLAELLRGPCGSFDVRKTADD; encoded by the exons ATGGCTGGTCCCCGTTCCCGGTCCTCCCGGCCGCCAGGGGGCGCGCGGGCCGCTGCTCCTGCGCTCCCGCTCTCCCGCCTGTGGCTTCCCGGCTCCGAGCACGCGGGGGCCGGCGGGAGCGCCATGGCGGCCGCCAGGAGGCTCATGGCGCTGGCTGCCGGCGTCTCTCCACGCCTGCGACCACCGGGCCCCCGCGCCACCGGGCGACAGGGACGCTCGCGCGGCCTCTCGTCAGGCTGCGCCCACCCCGATGGCACGAAGGAGGCCGCCGAGGCCGAGGCAGGGGTGACCCTTAGCGGCCCCGGAGAAGGCGACGGGAGCATGGTGAACG cTTCTAGGGACCTATTAAAAGAGTTCCCACAGCCCAAAAACCTTCTCAACAGTGTAATTGGAAGAGCCCTCGGCATCTCACATGCAAAAGACAAACTGGTCTACGTGCACACGAATGGACCGAAGAAAAAG aaAGTCACCCTCCACATAAAGTGGCCCAAGAGCGTGGAGGTAGAAGGCTATGGCAGCAAGAAGATCGACGCTGAACGGCAGGCTGCAGCCGCGGCCTGCCAGCTATTCAAG GGCTGGGGCCTGCTGGGTCCCCGAAACGAGCTGTTTGATGCAGCCAAATATCGTGTGCTAGCCGATCGCTTTGGCTCTCCGGCCGACAGCTGGTGGCGCCCGGAACCCACCATGCCACCAACTTCCTGGCGGCAGCTGAACCCTGAGAGCATCCGGCCAGGGGGACCTGGGGGCCTGTCCCGCTCCTTGGGccgggaggaagaggaggatgaggaggaagagctggAAGAGGGGACCATTGATGTCACCGACTTCCTGTCCATGACCCAGCAGGACTCCCACACCCCACTCAGGGACTCGAG GGGGGGTTCCTTTGAAATGACAGACGACGACAGTGCTATTAGGGCTCTGACCCAGTTTCCGCTTCCCAAGAACCTTTTGGCCAAAGTGATTCAGATAGCAACGTCATCCTCCACAGCTAAG AATCTCATGCAGTTCCATACCGTGGGCACGAAGACCAAGCTGTCCACCCTCACTCTGCTCTGGCCCTGCCCCATGACCTTTGTCGCCAAAGGGCGCCGCAAAGCGGAGGCTGAGAATAAGGCGGCAGCCCTGGCTTGCAAGAAGCTGAAG AGCCTGGGCCTGGTGGACCGCAACAACGAGCCGCTTACCCACGCCATGTATAACCTGGCCTCCTTGCGTGAGCTTGGCGAGACGCAGCGCCGGCcgtgcaccatccaggtgcccgaGCCCATCCTCCGGAAGATAGAGACCTTCCTGAACCAT TACCCTGTGGACAGTTCTTGGATCTCCCCAGAGCTCCGGCTGCAGAGCGAGGACGTCTTGCCCTTGGGCAAGGACTCAGGGCCCCTGAGTGACCCTATCACGGGCAAGCCCTACGTGCCCCTGTCAGAAGCCGAGGAGGTACGTCTGAGCCAGAACTTGCTGGAGCTGTGGCGGCGGCGAGGGCCGGTCTGGCAGGAGGCCCCCCAGCTCCCCGTGGACCCGCATCGGGACACCATCCTCAATGCCATTGAGCAGCACCCGGTGGTGGTCATCTCTGGGGACACGGGCTGCGGCAAGACCACGCGCATCCCCCAGCTGCTGCTGGAGCGCTACGTGACCGAGGGCCGCGGCGCCCGCTGCAATGTGATCGTCACCCAGCCGCGCCGCATCTCCGCCGTGTCCGTGGCACAGCGGGTCAGCCATGAACTGGGCCCCTCTCTGCGCCGGAACGTGGGCTTCCAGGTGCGGTTGGAGAGCAAGCCCCCGGTGCGCGGCGGCGCCCTGCTCTTCTGCACCGTGGGCATCCTGCTGCGGAAGCTGCAGAGCAACCCCAGCCTGGAGGGCGTGAGCCATGTCATTGTGGACGAGGTCCACGAGCGGGACGTGAACACAGACTTCCTGCTGATTCTGCTCAAGGGCCTGCAGCGGCTCAACCCGGCCCCGCGGCTGGTGCTCATGAGCGCCACGGGCGACAACGAGCGCTTCTCCCGCTACTTTGGTGGCTGCCCTGTCATCAAGGTGCCGGGCTTCATGTACCCGGTCAAGGAGCACTACCTGGAGGACATCCTGGCCAAGCTGGGCAAGCACCAGTACCCGCACCGGCACAGGCACCACGAG tctgagGATGAGTGTGCACTCGATTTGGACCTCGTGACGGATCTGGTTCTGCACATCGATGCCCGAGGGGAGCCAG GTGGGATCCTCTGCTTCCTGCCTGGTTGGCAGGAGATCAAAGGAGTGCAGCAACGCCTCCAGGAGGCCCTGGGCATGCACGAGAGCAAGTACCTCATCCTGCCAG TGCACTCCAACATCCCCATGATGGACCAGAAGGCCATATTCCAGCAGCCACCAGTTGGGGTGCGCAAGATTGTCTTGGCCACCAATATCGCGGAGACGTCGATTACAGTCAATGACATCGTGCATGTGGTGGACAGCGGTCTGCACAAGGAGGAACGCTATGACCTGAAGACCAAG gtgtcCTGCCTGGAGACTGTGTGGGTGTCACGAGCCAATGTGATCCAGCGCCGGGGCCGGGCAGGCCGCTGCCAGTCGGGCTTTGCCTACCACCTGTTCCCGCGGAGCCGGCTGGAGAAGATGGTCCCTTTCCAAGTGCCAGAGATTCTGCGCACTCCCCTCGAGAACCTGGTGCTACAAGCCAAAATCCACATGCCCGAGAAGACG GCAGTGGAGTTCCTTTCCAAGGCCGTGGACAGTCCGAACATCAAGGCGGTGGACGAGGCTGTGATCTTGCTCCAGGAGATCG GAGTGCTGGACCAGCGGGAGTACCTGACCACCCTGGGGCAGCGCCTGGCCCACATCTCCACTGACCCCCGGCTGGCCAAGGCCATAGTGCTGGCCGCCATCTTCCGTTGCCTGCACCCGCTGCTGGTGGTCGTTTCCTGCCTCACCCGGGACCCCTTCAGCAGTAGCCTGCAGAACCGGGCGGAGGTGGACAAG GTGAAGGCACTGCTGAGCCATGACAGCGGCAGTGACCACCTGGCCTTCGTGCGGGCCGTCGCCGGCTGGGAGGAGGTGCTGCGCTGGCAGGACCGCAGCTCCCGTGAGAACTACCTGGAGGAAAACCTGCTCTACGCCCCCAGCCTGCGCTTCATCCACG GACTCATCAAGCAGTTCTCGGAGAACATTTACGAGGCCTTCCTGGTGGGGAAGCCCTCGGACTGcaccctggcctctgcccagtgCAACGAGTACAGTGAAGAGGAGGAGCTGGTGAAGGGTGTGCTGATGGCGGGCCTCTACCCCAACCTCATCCAG GTGAGGCAGGGCAAGGTGACCCGGCAGGGCAAGTTCAAGCCCAACAGTGTCACTTACAGGACCAAATCAGGCAACATCTTGCTGCACAAGTCGACCATTAAcag GGAGGCCACGCGGCTGCGGAGCCGATGGCTGACGTATTTCATGGCTGTCAAGTCCAACGGCAGCGTCTTCGTCCGGGACTCCTCCCAGGTGCACCCGCTAGCCGTGCTGCTGCTGACCGACGGGGACGTCCACATCCGTG acGATGGGCGCCGGGCCACCATCTCCCTGAGCGACAGTGACCTGCTGCGGCTGGAGGGGGACTCCCGCACCGTGCGGCTGCTGAGGGAGCTGCGCCGGGCGCTGGGCCGCATGGTGGAGCGGAGCCTGCGCAGCGAGCTGGCCGCACTGCCGCCTGGCGTGCAGCAGGAGCACGGGCAGCTGCTGGCGCTGCTGGCGGAGCTGCTGCGTGGGCCCTGCGGCAGCTTCGATGTGCGCAAGACGGCGGATGACTGA
- the DHX30 gene encoding ATP-dependent RNA helicase DHX30 isoform X5 — MFSLDSFRKDRAQHRQRQCKLPPPRLPPMCVNPAPGGTISRASRDLLKEFPQPKNLLNSVIGRALGISHAKDKLVYVHTNGPKKKKVTLHIKWPKSVEVEGYGSKKIDAERQAAAAACQLFKGWGLLGPRNELFDAAKYRVLADRFGSPADSWWRPEPTMPPTSWRQLNPESIRPGGPGGLSRSLGREEEEDEEEELEEGTIDVTDFLSMTQQDSHTPLRDSRGGSFEMTDDDSAIRALTQFPLPKNLLAKVIQIATSSSTAKNLMQFHTVGTKTKLSTLTLLWPCPMTFVAKGRRKAEAENKAAALACKKLKSLGLVDRNNEPLTHAMYNLASLRELGETQRRPCTIQVPEPILRKIETFLNHYPVDSSWISPELRLQSEDVLPLGKDSGPLSDPITGKPYVPLSEAEEVRLSQNLLELWRRRGPVWQEAPQLPVDPHRDTILNAIEQHPVVVISGDTGCGKTTRIPQLLLERYVTEGRGARCNVIVTQPRRISAVSVAQRVSHELGPSLRRNVGFQVRLESKPPVRGGALLFCTVGILLRKLQSNPSLEGVSHVIVDEVHERDVNTDFLLILLKGLQRLNPAPRLVLMSATGDNERFSRYFGGCPVIKVPGFMYPVKEHYLEDILAKLGKHQYPHRHRHHESEDECALDLDLVTDLVLHIDARGEPGGILCFLPGWQEIKGVQQRLQEALGMHESKYLILPVHSNIPMMDQKAIFQQPPVGVRKIVLATNIAETSITVNDIVHVVDSGLHKEERYDLKTKVSCLETVWVSRANVIQRRGRAGRCQSGFAYHLFPRSRLEKMVPFQVPEILRTPLENLVLQAKIHMPEKTAVEFLSKAVDSPNIKAVDEAVILLQEIGVLDQREYLTTLGQRLAHISTDPRLAKAIVLAAIFRCLHPLLVVVSCLTRDPFSSSLQNRAEVDKVKALLSHDSGSDHLAFVRAVAGWEEVLRWQDRSSRENYLEENLLYAPSLRFIHGLIKQFSENIYEAFLVGKPSDCTLASAQCNEYSEEEELVKGVLMAGLYPNLIQVRQGKVTRQGKFKPNSVTYRTKSGNILLHKSTINREATRLRSRWLTYFMAVKSNGSVFVRDSSQVHPLAVLLLTDGDVHIRDDGRRATISLSDSDLLRLEGDSRTVRLLRELRRALGRMVERSLRSELAALPPGVQQEHGQLLALLAELLRGPCGSFDVRKTADD; from the exons atCGGGCCCAGCACAGGCAGCGTCAGTGCAAACTTCCCCCACCCCGCCTTCCACCCATGTGTGTCAACCCTGCCCCTGGAGGGACCATCTCTCGAG cTTCTAGGGACCTATTAAAAGAGTTCCCACAGCCCAAAAACCTTCTCAACAGTGTAATTGGAAGAGCCCTCGGCATCTCACATGCAAAAGACAAACTGGTCTACGTGCACACGAATGGACCGAAGAAAAAG aaAGTCACCCTCCACATAAAGTGGCCCAAGAGCGTGGAGGTAGAAGGCTATGGCAGCAAGAAGATCGACGCTGAACGGCAGGCTGCAGCCGCGGCCTGCCAGCTATTCAAG GGCTGGGGCCTGCTGGGTCCCCGAAACGAGCTGTTTGATGCAGCCAAATATCGTGTGCTAGCCGATCGCTTTGGCTCTCCGGCCGACAGCTGGTGGCGCCCGGAACCCACCATGCCACCAACTTCCTGGCGGCAGCTGAACCCTGAGAGCATCCGGCCAGGGGGACCTGGGGGCCTGTCCCGCTCCTTGGGccgggaggaagaggaggatgaggaggaagagctggAAGAGGGGACCATTGATGTCACCGACTTCCTGTCCATGACCCAGCAGGACTCCCACACCCCACTCAGGGACTCGAG GGGGGGTTCCTTTGAAATGACAGACGACGACAGTGCTATTAGGGCTCTGACCCAGTTTCCGCTTCCCAAGAACCTTTTGGCCAAAGTGATTCAGATAGCAACGTCATCCTCCACAGCTAAG AATCTCATGCAGTTCCATACCGTGGGCACGAAGACCAAGCTGTCCACCCTCACTCTGCTCTGGCCCTGCCCCATGACCTTTGTCGCCAAAGGGCGCCGCAAAGCGGAGGCTGAGAATAAGGCGGCAGCCCTGGCTTGCAAGAAGCTGAAG AGCCTGGGCCTGGTGGACCGCAACAACGAGCCGCTTACCCACGCCATGTATAACCTGGCCTCCTTGCGTGAGCTTGGCGAGACGCAGCGCCGGCcgtgcaccatccaggtgcccgaGCCCATCCTCCGGAAGATAGAGACCTTCCTGAACCAT TACCCTGTGGACAGTTCTTGGATCTCCCCAGAGCTCCGGCTGCAGAGCGAGGACGTCTTGCCCTTGGGCAAGGACTCAGGGCCCCTGAGTGACCCTATCACGGGCAAGCCCTACGTGCCCCTGTCAGAAGCCGAGGAGGTACGTCTGAGCCAGAACTTGCTGGAGCTGTGGCGGCGGCGAGGGCCGGTCTGGCAGGAGGCCCCCCAGCTCCCCGTGGACCCGCATCGGGACACCATCCTCAATGCCATTGAGCAGCACCCGGTGGTGGTCATCTCTGGGGACACGGGCTGCGGCAAGACCACGCGCATCCCCCAGCTGCTGCTGGAGCGCTACGTGACCGAGGGCCGCGGCGCCCGCTGCAATGTGATCGTCACCCAGCCGCGCCGCATCTCCGCCGTGTCCGTGGCACAGCGGGTCAGCCATGAACTGGGCCCCTCTCTGCGCCGGAACGTGGGCTTCCAGGTGCGGTTGGAGAGCAAGCCCCCGGTGCGCGGCGGCGCCCTGCTCTTCTGCACCGTGGGCATCCTGCTGCGGAAGCTGCAGAGCAACCCCAGCCTGGAGGGCGTGAGCCATGTCATTGTGGACGAGGTCCACGAGCGGGACGTGAACACAGACTTCCTGCTGATTCTGCTCAAGGGCCTGCAGCGGCTCAACCCGGCCCCGCGGCTGGTGCTCATGAGCGCCACGGGCGACAACGAGCGCTTCTCCCGCTACTTTGGTGGCTGCCCTGTCATCAAGGTGCCGGGCTTCATGTACCCGGTCAAGGAGCACTACCTGGAGGACATCCTGGCCAAGCTGGGCAAGCACCAGTACCCGCACCGGCACAGGCACCACGAG tctgagGATGAGTGTGCACTCGATTTGGACCTCGTGACGGATCTGGTTCTGCACATCGATGCCCGAGGGGAGCCAG GTGGGATCCTCTGCTTCCTGCCTGGTTGGCAGGAGATCAAAGGAGTGCAGCAACGCCTCCAGGAGGCCCTGGGCATGCACGAGAGCAAGTACCTCATCCTGCCAG TGCACTCCAACATCCCCATGATGGACCAGAAGGCCATATTCCAGCAGCCACCAGTTGGGGTGCGCAAGATTGTCTTGGCCACCAATATCGCGGAGACGTCGATTACAGTCAATGACATCGTGCATGTGGTGGACAGCGGTCTGCACAAGGAGGAACGCTATGACCTGAAGACCAAG gtgtcCTGCCTGGAGACTGTGTGGGTGTCACGAGCCAATGTGATCCAGCGCCGGGGCCGGGCAGGCCGCTGCCAGTCGGGCTTTGCCTACCACCTGTTCCCGCGGAGCCGGCTGGAGAAGATGGTCCCTTTCCAAGTGCCAGAGATTCTGCGCACTCCCCTCGAGAACCTGGTGCTACAAGCCAAAATCCACATGCCCGAGAAGACG GCAGTGGAGTTCCTTTCCAAGGCCGTGGACAGTCCGAACATCAAGGCGGTGGACGAGGCTGTGATCTTGCTCCAGGAGATCG GAGTGCTGGACCAGCGGGAGTACCTGACCACCCTGGGGCAGCGCCTGGCCCACATCTCCACTGACCCCCGGCTGGCCAAGGCCATAGTGCTGGCCGCCATCTTCCGTTGCCTGCACCCGCTGCTGGTGGTCGTTTCCTGCCTCACCCGGGACCCCTTCAGCAGTAGCCTGCAGAACCGGGCGGAGGTGGACAAG GTGAAGGCACTGCTGAGCCATGACAGCGGCAGTGACCACCTGGCCTTCGTGCGGGCCGTCGCCGGCTGGGAGGAGGTGCTGCGCTGGCAGGACCGCAGCTCCCGTGAGAACTACCTGGAGGAAAACCTGCTCTACGCCCCCAGCCTGCGCTTCATCCACG GACTCATCAAGCAGTTCTCGGAGAACATTTACGAGGCCTTCCTGGTGGGGAAGCCCTCGGACTGcaccctggcctctgcccagtgCAACGAGTACAGTGAAGAGGAGGAGCTGGTGAAGGGTGTGCTGATGGCGGGCCTCTACCCCAACCTCATCCAG GTGAGGCAGGGCAAGGTGACCCGGCAGGGCAAGTTCAAGCCCAACAGTGTCACTTACAGGACCAAATCAGGCAACATCTTGCTGCACAAGTCGACCATTAAcag GGAGGCCACGCGGCTGCGGAGCCGATGGCTGACGTATTTCATGGCTGTCAAGTCCAACGGCAGCGTCTTCGTCCGGGACTCCTCCCAGGTGCACCCGCTAGCCGTGCTGCTGCTGACCGACGGGGACGTCCACATCCGTG acGATGGGCGCCGGGCCACCATCTCCCTGAGCGACAGTGACCTGCTGCGGCTGGAGGGGGACTCCCGCACCGTGCGGCTGCTGAGGGAGCTGCGCCGGGCGCTGGGCCGCATGGTGGAGCGGAGCCTGCGCAGCGAGCTGGCCGCACTGCCGCCTGGCGTGCAGCAGGAGCACGGGCAGCTGCTGGCGCTGCTGGCGGAGCTGCTGCGTGGGCCCTGCGGCAGCTTCGATGTGCGCAAGACGGCGGATGACTGA
- the DHX30 gene encoding ATP-dependent RNA helicase DHX30 isoform X6, with product MCVNPAPGGTISRASRDLLKEFPQPKNLLNSVIGRALGISHAKDKLVYVHTNGPKKKKVTLHIKWPKSVEVEGYGSKKIDAERQAAAAACQLFKGWGLLGPRNELFDAAKYRVLADRFGSPADSWWRPEPTMPPTSWRQLNPESIRPGGPGGLSRSLGREEEEDEEEELEEGTIDVTDFLSMTQQDSHTPLRDSRGGSFEMTDDDSAIRALTQFPLPKNLLAKVIQIATSSSTAKNLMQFHTVGTKTKLSTLTLLWPCPMTFVAKGRRKAEAENKAAALACKKLKSLGLVDRNNEPLTHAMYNLASLRELGETQRRPCTIQVPEPILRKIETFLNHYPVDSSWISPELRLQSEDVLPLGKDSGPLSDPITGKPYVPLSEAEEVRLSQNLLELWRRRGPVWQEAPQLPVDPHRDTILNAIEQHPVVVISGDTGCGKTTRIPQLLLERYVTEGRGARCNVIVTQPRRISAVSVAQRVSHELGPSLRRNVGFQVRLESKPPVRGGALLFCTVGILLRKLQSNPSLEGVSHVIVDEVHERDVNTDFLLILLKGLQRLNPAPRLVLMSATGDNERFSRYFGGCPVIKVPGFMYPVKEHYLEDILAKLGKHQYPHRHRHHESEDECALDLDLVTDLVLHIDARGEPGGILCFLPGWQEIKGVQQRLQEALGMHESKYLILPVHSNIPMMDQKAIFQQPPVGVRKIVLATNIAETSITVNDIVHVVDSGLHKEERYDLKTKVSCLETVWVSRANVIQRRGRAGRCQSGFAYHLFPRSRLEKMVPFQVPEILRTPLENLVLQAKIHMPEKTAVEFLSKAVDSPNIKAVDEAVILLQEIGVLDQREYLTTLGQRLAHISTDPRLAKAIVLAAIFRCLHPLLVVVSCLTRDPFSSSLQNRAEVDKVKALLSHDSGSDHLAFVRAVAGWEEVLRWQDRSSRENYLEENLLYAPSLRFIHGLIKQFSENIYEAFLVGKPSDCTLASAQCNEYSEEEELVKGVLMAGLYPNLIQVRQGKVTRQGKFKPNSVTYRTKSGNILLHKSTINREATRLRSRWLTYFMAVKSNGSVFVRDSSQVHPLAVLLLTDGDVHIRDDGRRATISLSDSDLLRLEGDSRTVRLLRELRRALGRMVERSLRSELAALPPGVQQEHGQLLALLAELLRGPCGSFDVRKTADD from the exons ATGTGTGTCAACCCTGCCCCTGGAGGGACCATCTCTCGAG cTTCTAGGGACCTATTAAAAGAGTTCCCACAGCCCAAAAACCTTCTCAACAGTGTAATTGGAAGAGCCCTCGGCATCTCACATGCAAAAGACAAACTGGTCTACGTGCACACGAATGGACCGAAGAAAAAG aaAGTCACCCTCCACATAAAGTGGCCCAAGAGCGTGGAGGTAGAAGGCTATGGCAGCAAGAAGATCGACGCTGAACGGCAGGCTGCAGCCGCGGCCTGCCAGCTATTCAAG GGCTGGGGCCTGCTGGGTCCCCGAAACGAGCTGTTTGATGCAGCCAAATATCGTGTGCTAGCCGATCGCTTTGGCTCTCCGGCCGACAGCTGGTGGCGCCCGGAACCCACCATGCCACCAACTTCCTGGCGGCAGCTGAACCCTGAGAGCATCCGGCCAGGGGGACCTGGGGGCCTGTCCCGCTCCTTGGGccgggaggaagaggaggatgaggaggaagagctggAAGAGGGGACCATTGATGTCACCGACTTCCTGTCCATGACCCAGCAGGACTCCCACACCCCACTCAGGGACTCGAG GGGGGGTTCCTTTGAAATGACAGACGACGACAGTGCTATTAGGGCTCTGACCCAGTTTCCGCTTCCCAAGAACCTTTTGGCCAAAGTGATTCAGATAGCAACGTCATCCTCCACAGCTAAG AATCTCATGCAGTTCCATACCGTGGGCACGAAGACCAAGCTGTCCACCCTCACTCTGCTCTGGCCCTGCCCCATGACCTTTGTCGCCAAAGGGCGCCGCAAAGCGGAGGCTGAGAATAAGGCGGCAGCCCTGGCTTGCAAGAAGCTGAAG AGCCTGGGCCTGGTGGACCGCAACAACGAGCCGCTTACCCACGCCATGTATAACCTGGCCTCCTTGCGTGAGCTTGGCGAGACGCAGCGCCGGCcgtgcaccatccaggtgcccgaGCCCATCCTCCGGAAGATAGAGACCTTCCTGAACCAT TACCCTGTGGACAGTTCTTGGATCTCCCCAGAGCTCCGGCTGCAGAGCGAGGACGTCTTGCCCTTGGGCAAGGACTCAGGGCCCCTGAGTGACCCTATCACGGGCAAGCCCTACGTGCCCCTGTCAGAAGCCGAGGAGGTACGTCTGAGCCAGAACTTGCTGGAGCTGTGGCGGCGGCGAGGGCCGGTCTGGCAGGAGGCCCCCCAGCTCCCCGTGGACCCGCATCGGGACACCATCCTCAATGCCATTGAGCAGCACCCGGTGGTGGTCATCTCTGGGGACACGGGCTGCGGCAAGACCACGCGCATCCCCCAGCTGCTGCTGGAGCGCTACGTGACCGAGGGCCGCGGCGCCCGCTGCAATGTGATCGTCACCCAGCCGCGCCGCATCTCCGCCGTGTCCGTGGCACAGCGGGTCAGCCATGAACTGGGCCCCTCTCTGCGCCGGAACGTGGGCTTCCAGGTGCGGTTGGAGAGCAAGCCCCCGGTGCGCGGCGGCGCCCTGCTCTTCTGCACCGTGGGCATCCTGCTGCGGAAGCTGCAGAGCAACCCCAGCCTGGAGGGCGTGAGCCATGTCATTGTGGACGAGGTCCACGAGCGGGACGTGAACACAGACTTCCTGCTGATTCTGCTCAAGGGCCTGCAGCGGCTCAACCCGGCCCCGCGGCTGGTGCTCATGAGCGCCACGGGCGACAACGAGCGCTTCTCCCGCTACTTTGGTGGCTGCCCTGTCATCAAGGTGCCGGGCTTCATGTACCCGGTCAAGGAGCACTACCTGGAGGACATCCTGGCCAAGCTGGGCAAGCACCAGTACCCGCACCGGCACAGGCACCACGAG tctgagGATGAGTGTGCACTCGATTTGGACCTCGTGACGGATCTGGTTCTGCACATCGATGCCCGAGGGGAGCCAG GTGGGATCCTCTGCTTCCTGCCTGGTTGGCAGGAGATCAAAGGAGTGCAGCAACGCCTCCAGGAGGCCCTGGGCATGCACGAGAGCAAGTACCTCATCCTGCCAG TGCACTCCAACATCCCCATGATGGACCAGAAGGCCATATTCCAGCAGCCACCAGTTGGGGTGCGCAAGATTGTCTTGGCCACCAATATCGCGGAGACGTCGATTACAGTCAATGACATCGTGCATGTGGTGGACAGCGGTCTGCACAAGGAGGAACGCTATGACCTGAAGACCAAG gtgtcCTGCCTGGAGACTGTGTGGGTGTCACGAGCCAATGTGATCCAGCGCCGGGGCCGGGCAGGCCGCTGCCAGTCGGGCTTTGCCTACCACCTGTTCCCGCGGAGCCGGCTGGAGAAGATGGTCCCTTTCCAAGTGCCAGAGATTCTGCGCACTCCCCTCGAGAACCTGGTGCTACAAGCCAAAATCCACATGCCCGAGAAGACG GCAGTGGAGTTCCTTTCCAAGGCCGTGGACAGTCCGAACATCAAGGCGGTGGACGAGGCTGTGATCTTGCTCCAGGAGATCG GAGTGCTGGACCAGCGGGAGTACCTGACCACCCTGGGGCAGCGCCTGGCCCACATCTCCACTGACCCCCGGCTGGCCAAGGCCATAGTGCTGGCCGCCATCTTCCGTTGCCTGCACCCGCTGCTGGTGGTCGTTTCCTGCCTCACCCGGGACCCCTTCAGCAGTAGCCTGCAGAACCGGGCGGAGGTGGACAAG GTGAAGGCACTGCTGAGCCATGACAGCGGCAGTGACCACCTGGCCTTCGTGCGGGCCGTCGCCGGCTGGGAGGAGGTGCTGCGCTGGCAGGACCGCAGCTCCCGTGAGAACTACCTGGAGGAAAACCTGCTCTACGCCCCCAGCCTGCGCTTCATCCACG GACTCATCAAGCAGTTCTCGGAGAACATTTACGAGGCCTTCCTGGTGGGGAAGCCCTCGGACTGcaccctggcctctgcccagtgCAACGAGTACAGTGAAGAGGAGGAGCTGGTGAAGGGTGTGCTGATGGCGGGCCTCTACCCCAACCTCATCCAG GTGAGGCAGGGCAAGGTGACCCGGCAGGGCAAGTTCAAGCCCAACAGTGTCACTTACAGGACCAAATCAGGCAACATCTTGCTGCACAAGTCGACCATTAAcag GGAGGCCACGCGGCTGCGGAGCCGATGGCTGACGTATTTCATGGCTGTCAAGTCCAACGGCAGCGTCTTCGTCCGGGACTCCTCCCAGGTGCACCCGCTAGCCGTGCTGCTGCTGACCGACGGGGACGTCCACATCCGTG acGATGGGCGCCGGGCCACCATCTCCCTGAGCGACAGTGACCTGCTGCGGCTGGAGGGGGACTCCCGCACCGTGCGGCTGCTGAGGGAGCTGCGCCGGGCGCTGGGCCGCATGGTGGAGCGGAGCCTGCGCAGCGAGCTGGCCGCACTGCCGCCTGGCGTGCAGCAGGAGCACGGGCAGCTGCTGGCGCTGCTGGCGGAGCTGCTGCGTGGGCCCTGCGGCAGCTTCGATGTGCGCAAGACGGCGGATGACTGA